In Brevibacterium pigmentatum, the sequence GAATCTCTGCGCGAGCGTTCTCGGTACGGACGATTGGGGCGAACGACTGTGCCGACAGCACCTCTCCCCACCGTCGGACGATGGGATCGTGAAAGAAGTCCGCGGCCCGCGCGACGGCGTTTCGGCGCATCGTCGTAACCTCGCCCTCTGACAGCGACAGGAATGTCGAGATTGCAGCGGACAGTCCTTTGACGTCGCCAGGTGCGACGAGGAATCCGCTGACCCCGTGTTCGATGATGTCTGCGGGGCCGAAGTCCACCGCATAGCAGATGGGGATGCACCCGGCCGACATGCTTTCCAACACCACCAGCCCTTGGCCTTCGAATCGACTCGTCAAGAGACTGAACGAGCTGGAGAGAAAGTTCGACTTCGCTCCATCCACGTGGCCGTGCAGTCTGACGCGGTCGACTGCGTCTTTGCTCTCGATGAGCTCGGTGAGCATCGGTCTGTCTTCGCCGTCTCCGAACACGTCGAGTGTCACCTGTTGATCATTGGCTGCGACGTCCGCAATGGCTGCGATCGCATCTTCCACGCGTTTCTGAGGAGACAGACGAGCAATCATGGAACCTTTATGGCGAGGCCGTGGTCGGTCGGGGTCTCCATGCAGATCGTCCGTCAGGTTCGACACTGTCGTGAGCTTTCCAGCTGACAGGTCCAGCCTCTCCATTGCGTATCTCTGCGAATCGGTGAGCGTGGTCGTCACATCGAAGGCGTCAAGATGGCGAAGGTAACCGAATTTCTCTTCAGCCAACGCCCCTGTGGCCTCATCATCCGCATCGGCAAGAAAGTGATTGTGATTGACCATGCAGAGAACCACATTGTCGCGCCGATACTCGTGGATGAAATTGCCGACGAAGGCCGAGTCACAGATGAGGTAAGCAGGTTTATCCCCGATGACGACGTCGAGCCATGCCTGATAGAACTCTCGCGCCGTTGACCATTGCGCGATCACATTCTGCTCACGGTCGGACAGCGTGATCCGGCGACCGCCTCGGCGTCCGGCCTTCTTCATGTCCTGACGATCAATGACAAGCAGATGCCCGCGATCATGGTATCTGTCAGCCTGGAGCAGTCTTCCTTCGGAATCTTTCCTCAGTTCAGTCCATTCCTGACCGGTCCGATCCAGGACATCATCAGCCGCTGATGGATCGGGTTCGATCGTGCCGATCATTCGCCGCAATTTCCGGTCGGACCACGTTGTGAGGTCCTGCCACAGGTTGCGGATCTTCACCCTGCGATCGATGGCCCCGGCTTCACGGAGCTCGCGCTCCCGGTCAAGGCCTTTCATCTCCGGACTCAGAGTCAGAATCTCCACGTGCCGGTTGTCGAGTCGAGCGAAAGCGGAGCTTCGCTCGAGCGCGACCGTGGTCATGCCTCCGTAGTCATAGCCGATTGTCCAGGTCAGGGTGAAGTAATTGCCTTCGGGCAGGAGACCACGATGAGGGAAGCGGTGGGGATGAGAGCGCCTCGGAGATGCTTTGGGGATGCTGTTCACTACAGAAATATTAGTCGAGCGTGACAGCCCCGACCGTCGACACACCACAACTGATAGGTGATATGCATTTCACGAGGCACCTTTGCGCATTCGGCTGCACAGGGCCGTTCACTATGCGGACGGCCGGTCGAAGAACAGTCTGCGTTCCCTGACGAGGATGATCACAGAGAGGACGAGCATCAGGCCGGTCTGAATGATCTTCGAGTCCGGGGCGGTCATGAAGATCTCAGCGGACATATTCGCCGAGGCGTGGAAGATCACCGGGACGAGGATGCTGCGTCCGCACCGAAAATACAGCCAGTTCATCACGAGCACGAACGCCACCATCGAGACCGGGAAGTTCAAGGTCTGCAGCACACCTGATTCGACGACCTCGTTCTGGTAGTAGCCGTCGATGAACGACAGCGGCACATGCCACAGCGCCCAGATGAGGGTGAAGAGCATCGACGCCGAGAACACCCGCATCTTCCTCACCAAGGTGTCGGTGCCATAGCTGTGCCAGGCGAGCTCTTCGATGACGGCGGCCCCGATGAGCGTCACCCAGACCGGCATCAGCCCCGTGGAGAAGGTGAACCCTCCCCGCAATCTGAACTGACCTGGGTCGTAGCCGAAGAAGAGAGACAGCCCTTGAGCTGCCATCAGGGTCACAGGAACCAGGAACACCGCCGCGACAAGGAACGGCCACCGTGCAGAACTCGGCCACTTCAGCCTGTTGACGATGTCGGCTCGCAGCTCCGGCCGGTGCCGGACAAGAGCGAAGACCACGGCAAGAGGGGCGAACAGCCCCGCCAATGACAGCGCCAGGGTCGCGACGAGCACGGTCTGATTCTGCTCCGGCAGATGACTGAGGTAGGCGGCCGCGAACCAGAACGCCCACGGCAGCACTGTCGCCCACACATAGAACGCAACCGGGCGATCATATCTGTGCAGAATCTCTTCATCCTGGCGACCCCGTGTGGTGGCGGGATCGGCCGGAACGCTGCCGAGAGCGGGGTCGGTCACCATAGCGCAAAGAATAGAGTCCGGTCGGGGGCGATACCAGGGATGCACGTTCCTCACCACGATGTCCGCGAACGCGGACGGACGGCAGTGGGCGGCCGCCTCGGCGAGGTCATTCATTTCCCACCCGTTCGTCCACTCTGCCGATGACGTTCACAGCACCTTTGCCGCACGGTCGCCTGCGCTTCGTAGCGTCGCAGACGTGAATACACAGAGAGAGACATCCACACGCACCCGTCCGTTCACGATTCTCGCCACTGCCGTTCTCGCGGCTTCGGCCACCTTCGGTGCCGGCCTCGCGCCCGCGGCCGCCACCGGGCTCGGATCCGCCGGTGAAGCACCGGGACTCGGCTCCCCCAGCGATTTCACCGCCCCCGACAAGGTCGACGACATCGAATTCCCGACGACGATCTCCCACCGAGGCGGCGCCAACCTCTACCCGGAAGAATCCATGGAAGGATTCACCGCCTCGGCGAAGGACGGATTCCTCCCCGAGATGGACATCCAGTTCCTCGAAGACGGCACCCCCGTCCTCATCCACGACGACACCGCAGACCGCACCCTCAACGGCGCGACCGGACCCATCCGGGACCTCAGCCGTGAGGAATGGGACTCGGCCACGATCAAGCACCCGGCCGGCGGAGAGGAAGCCGCCACCGTCACCCTCGACGAACTCCTCGACGAAATGGGCGGCGAGGTCGTCCTGGTTCCCGAGATCAAGCCCGGGGCCACCCCCGAGGAGGTCGACCGGGTTCTCGACGAATTCGACGAACGCGGACTCAAGGACTCCCTCGTCGTCCAGTCCTTCGACTTCGAAGCGGCGAAGACGATCGCCGACCGCGGATACACCTCGCTCTACCTCATGGGCTCGACCATGCCGAAGGAATCACCGGCCGAGATCCAGGACGCCGGAATCGAATGGGTGGGACCGAGCAAGAACCTGCCGACGAACAAGATGCGCGAACTCGACAAGGCCGGCTTCCACGTCGCCCCGTACACGCTCGAGACTTCGAAGGACGGGCAGCGCCTGCCCGGGTTCATCGACGGCTACTTCACCGACGACGCCTGGACTGACTGAGTTCCTCGCACCGATGATCGAACAGCGGGATCCGGGAAAGGGTCGGAAAATCACCGCCGCGAGTGCCCGCGACGTTGAGTAGACTGCACGAATGGAGCCTCTCGAACGCGGCACCCCGATCCCGGACCCGCTGACACCCTATCTCGAGGTCGACCGCACCCAGCCGCGGCACGAATGCTGGGTGACCGGTCACATGGTCGCCGGTCTCGACGGAACCGCTGCCATTCACGGACGCGTCGGTGCTCTGTCGACAGAACCCGATCAGGACCTGTTCCGACGGATGCGACAGATCGCCGATGTCGTCATGGTCGGCGCGCAGACGGTTCGCAGCGAAGGCTACGCTCCGATGCGGCTGAGCGAGTCCGCCCGAGCGCAGCGTCGAACACGGGGACAGTCCGAGATGCCACCAGTGGCGGTCGTCAGTCGCAGCCTCGACCTCGACTGGTCGTCACAGGTCTTCACCGCAGCACCCGAGCACGCGCGCACCATCGTCATCACGTGTGCCAAGGCCGACCCGCAGCGGCTGGCGGCCGCCGAACAGGCGGCCACGGTCATCATCGCAGGTGTTGACCGTGTCGAACCAGTGGAGGCTCTGCAGGCTCTCGCCGGGCTCGGCTACCAGGTCGTGCTCTGCGAAGGCGGACCCCGGTGGCTCGGGGAGCTCGTCGCAGCGGACCGACTCGACGAACTGTGCCTGTCGATCTCACCGATGATGGGTGGTGATCCGCTGCCGGTGAGCATTGCGCCGCCCGGTGCCGGGATCGCACAGTTCTCGTTGAAGTCGACGATGGTCGCCGATGACACCCTCTTCCTCCGCTACGAGGCGAAACCGCCTGACGGAAACGGCTCATGAACACCATCGAGGCCCTCATGGGATCGGTCGATTCCCCACTCATCGTCGTCACAACCTCGGCGGAGGGCGAACGGGCCGGCTGTCTGGTCGGATTCCATTCGCAGGCGAGCATCGATCCGGAGCATTACTGCTTCTGGCTGTCGAAGGCCAATCACACCTACCGGGTGGCGCTGCGTTCCGAGCGTTTCGCCGTCCATTTCCCTACCACCGGGGACAGTGAGCTGGCCCGGTTCTTCGGGTCGCGCTCCGGATCGGAGACGGACAAGTTCGCCGGTCTTGACTTCACCGTCACCGAGGATGGGGTGCCCTTGCTCGCGGACCTGCCGAATCGCCTCATCGTCGAACGCATCACGATGCTCGACGACGGAGGCGATCACGTCTGCCTCACGGCCCGTGTGCTTGCGACCGAGACGAAGGGCGGCTTCGCGTCGCTGCGCCCTTCACAACTGGGAGACCTCAGCCCCGGGCACAGCGCCGAGGAACGGGCGATCCGCCCGTAAGCCGACCGCGTGCCGATCTGCTGTCAGCGATGACGGAACAGACGATCAGACACACTTCCTCCACACGGTAACAAGAGACAGCGTGGTCGATAACCCCTGTCGTGGCCGAGATTCCATCCGTAGCGTGGATCATCTCAGCGGGAGCAGAAGCCCCGCAGAGCGCTAAGGAGATGATTACGATGGCCACCGACATCAGCAGCCCGGTCAAGGACAAGAACTACAACCTCATCTGGGCGATCGAAGCGTCATTGAGCAATGTGTGGAAGCTCGAGACCTACGTCCAGGATGCTCGGGAACAGGGCGATGAGGAACTCGCCGACTGGTTCAGGAAGATCCAGGAGAACAACCGTACGGCCGGCCAGCAAGGCAAGGAGATGCTTCTCCAACGTCTTCAATGACGTCTAGACAGAGCCCCGGTTCGCCGGGGCTCTGGTCTGTCCGGACCTGCGACAGGACCTTAGACGCCCCGAGGCACGAGTACCGAACAGACCCCCTTGTGGCCCGGAGGAACATCGGTACTGTTGAAGCTATGACGACAATGGCAGAGGCCATTCGGGGTCGATAGCATGCCGACCGCGCATCATCCTCATCGCAACGCCATCGACCGTGTAGTAGTGACCTACCTTGCGGCTCTGCTCCTCGGCACAGGCCTGCTGATGCTGCCCGCAGCGACGTCCACTCCCGGCGGCATCTCAGTGCTGTCTGCGCTCTTCACCGCCACTTCCGCGATCAGCGTCACGGGCCTGGAGGTGCTCTCGACCGGCAGCGACTACACGTTCTTCGGCCAGGCCGTGATCCTCGGTCTCATCCAGATCGGCGGCCTCGGCGTCCTGCTGCTCACGACTCTTCTGGCCATGCTCGTCGCGGGAAAGGTCGGGCTCAGGCTCCGCGAGTCGGCCGCCGCCGAGGCCAAAAGCTCCGATATCGGAGGCGTCCGACCCATGGTTCTGCGGATCATCGGTCTCACCGTCGCCACCGAGGCGGCCGTTGCCACGATGCTGTTCCTTCGCTTCTCCACCCACTACGGCGAAGAAGCCGGAAACGCGGCGTGGGACGCGGTCTTCCATGCAGTCTCGGCTTTCAACAACGCCGGCTTCGGTCTCAGATCCGACAGTCTCGCCGGCTACGCCACCGATCCCTTCGTCTGTGGTCCCGTCGCCGCGGCCATCATCCTCGGCGGACTCGGCTATCCGGTGCTCATCGAGATCGTCCGCCGCTACCGGACTCCGCTGGCGTGGAGCATGACGACTCGTGCGATGGTCGCCGCCACTCCCGTTCTGCTCCTTGCCGGCACGGTGTTCATCGCCGCCGTCGAATGGAACAATCCCGGCACTCTGGGACGATTTGACTGGTGGGACAAACTGCAGGTGGCCGCATTCCAATCGACGACCACACGCACGGCGGGCTTCAGCACGGTCGATTTCGCGCAGCTGCACCCCGCCACCTGGTTCGTCATGGACATCCTGATGTTCGTCGGCGGAGGCCCGGCGGGAACCGCGGGTGGCGTGAAGATCACCACTGTTCTCGTGCTGCTGGCGATGACCTGGGCAGAGATCTCCGGAGGTACGGCAACGAACCTCTTCGGATCCCGTGTGGCACGTTCGGCGTACCGACAGGCGGCGACGGTGATCGTTCTGGCTCTCGCGCTCATCGCCACAGCCACCATCGTCCTCATGCTCGACGACCCGCGGCCCGGACTCGGCCGACTCCTCTTCGAGGTCATCTCCGGCTTCGGCAACGTCGGCCTGTCGACCGGCATCACCGCCGGACTGCCCGGAACGAGTCAAGCCGTCCTCATCACAGTGATGATCCTGGGGCGACTGGGTCCGGTGACCGTCGCTTCCGGACTGGCACTGCGGGCCCGCGCCATCCGCTACGAGCTTCCGGTCGAACGGCCGCTCATCGGCTGAGCCGGGTGACCGGCACCGCTGCCTCCCAGCCAGATCCCACGCACTCTCGGAAAGGAGACCGGAGATGAAGAGCAGAAAGTGGCGCACACGACCTGCGGCGTTCTTCTTGGGCAACCCCCACCCCCTGGCCAGGGACGGGGCGGTGGCCGTCATCGGGCTGGGCCGCTTCGGCGGATCACTGGCCACAGAACTGGCCGCCTACGGCGTCGACGTCATCGGCATCGACATCGACGAGGCGGTCGTGGCCCAATACTCTGACAAACTGGCCTTCGTCTCCCGGACGGATGCGACGGATGAGACCGTTCTGCGCCAGGTCGGCATCGAGGAGGTCAGCCGAGTGGTGATCGCCATCGGCAACGACGTCGAAGCCGGCATCCTCGTCGCTTCGAAGGTCCTCAAGATCGGGAATCAGCATATCTGGGCCAAAGCCGTCAGCCAGACTCATGCGGACATCCTCGGACAGTTGGGCATCGACAATGTGATCCGTCCCGAGAACGATATGGGGCGACGGACAGCGCATCTCATCCGCGGACACATGTCCGACTTCATGTCAGTCAGCGAAGATTTCGTGCTGGCTCGCACCGCCCCGCCAGTGCGCATCTCGGATTCACCCGCTGGCGTCCTTCGACATCAGACGCGAGTACGGGATCAGTGTCGTCGCATTCAGACGCGACGGTGAGGACACCTGGAACATCGCTGATCAGGATGTCACTCTCTATGCCAACGACGAGATCCTCGTCGCAGGATCTCCCCGCGAGGTGGAGGACTTCAGCACCCTCGACGAAGAGGACGACGAGGAGGGCTGAAGTCCTCGACCGGTCTCAGACCGCGACGACCTCGACGGGGATGTTGCCGCGAGTGGCCTTCGAATAGGGGCAGAGCTCATGGGTGCGGTCGACGAGCTTCTGCGCAGTCTCGGGGTCCACACCGGGGATGCTCACCTCGAGTCTCACCGACAGGCCGAAGCTCTCACCCTCTTTGCCGATCCCGACCTGCGAGTTGACGACGGACTTCGAGGTGTCGACGCCCTGTTCCTTGCCCGCCAGCCCGAGTGCGCCCTGGAAGCAGGCCCCGTAGCCGACGGCGAAGAGCTGTTCGGGGTTGGTGCCGCCGCCCGGTCCGCCCTGTTCCTTCGGTGTGCGCAGGTCGACGTCGACCATCTTGTCATCGGTGGCGCCGTGTCCGTCCCGGCCGCCGGTGATCTCCGCGCGAGCGGTGTACGCGATGCTCTCAGGTGTATTCACTGTCTGCTCCTCACTAATGCTGATGTCACAGGTCTCCCGAGACTAACGCAGTTGCCGCGTTCCCGTAAGGGGGCGCAGCAGCCCCTGGTCACAGTGCTAACCTGCCGGCCAGAAGCCGTTGAGACATTACGGAACAGAGACAATCGCAGACGGGAGGACAGACGCCGTGAACGAGTCCGATGAGAAGATCCCCACGCCCGACGGCATCGACATCAAGACGATGCCGCCCGGAGACAGACGCACACTCAGACGAGCCATCAGCGGCTCCGCCCTCGGAAATGCCGTCGAATGGTTCGACTACGGTGTCTACTCCTACGTCTCCGTCTACATCGCCAATGCGTTCTTCCCCGGCGAGTGGGGTGTGGCGCTCACCTTCGCCTTCCTCGCCCTCTCCTTCGTCTTCCGTCCCTTGGGCGGCTTCGTCCTCGGCCCCCTCGGCGACAAGGTGGGGCGCCAGCACATCATGGTTCTCACCATCATCATGATGACCATCCCGACGACGCTGATCGGCATCCTGCCGACCTATGCCACGCTGGGTGCGTTCGCTCCCATCCTCCTGCTGCTGTGCAGGATGGTCCAAGGCTTCTCCACGGGTGGAGAATACGGTGGTGCTGCTGTCTACATGGCAGAGTCGGCCCCTGATAAGCGCCGGGGCTTCTGCGGGTCGTTCCTCGAACTCGGCACTCTGGCCGGTACCGCCTCGGCGGCCCTGGTCTGCACCGTTCTGCTCGTCCTCGTCGGCAGCGACGGCATGGATGCCGGCTGGTGGCGGCTGCCGTTCCTGCTCACACTCCCGCTCGGCGGCATCGCCCTGTGGCTGCGGATGAAACTCGATGAGCCCGAGGCATTCTCCGCGGCGACGAGCCGACAGCAGACGACGAAGAAGCCCTTCCGAGATCTCTTCCGCGGTTACTCGAAGCAGATCACCATGCTCATGGCTTTCGTGGTCCTGCTCAACATCGGCCAGTACATGGTGCTCACGTATATGCCCACCTACCTCAGCAGCACATTGGGCCATTCGGAGGTCGAGAGCAACTTCACGCTCGTCATTGTGCTCGCGGCGATGATGGTCGTCATCACACCTCTGGGCCGGCTGACCGACACAATCGGGCGCAAACCGGTCCTCTACACCTCGGCGATCGGGTTCATCGTCCTCTCCGTCCCCGCGTTCCTGCTCATTCAGGCCGAGGGCGCCGGCCTGCAGATCCTGGGATTGGGCATCATCGCCCTGCTCCAGGTGATGCTCCAATCGTGTGTCTCGGCGACCCTGCCGGCGATCTTCCCCACACAAGTGCGCTTCTCAGGGTTCGCCATCGGCTACAACATCTCCACCGCGATCTTCGGCGGCACGACCGCGGCAGTGAATACCTTCGTCATCCAGAAGACCGGTTTCGAACTCTTCCCCGCCGTCTACCTCGTCGCCGCCGGTCTCATCGGACTCATCGGCATCCGCTTCTTCAATGAGACAGCCGGCCGACCCATCGACGGTGCCACTCCACCTGGCTCCGAAGACGAAGAGCTCGCCGAGATGGGCTACGACCTCATCGGCTTCAACGACAACGGCACCGACGATGACACCGGCAGCGGTGACAAGCAGGTTTCCCACTGACGTCGCCGCCGCTTCCCAAGCACCGGTCGGAGGTCCACGATGGAGTGAGAGAGCGGGGCAGCTCGACCTCGGCTCGGATTCCAGTCTGAGGAGGACTCATGGGACGTTTTCTGCTGATCACGTCGACACTCATCGCGCTCATCGCGGTCGCCTGGGCAGCCGCCGTCGGACCGTGGGCATGGTGGGTCCTCGGTGCGGTGGTCCTCGCCATCGTCGGCGTGGCCGCGTACGACCTGCTTCAGCGCAAGCACTCTATTCTGCGCAACTACCCGGTAGTCGGTCATCTGCGATTCCTGTTGGAGACTCTCCGACCCGAACTCCAGCAGTACTTCATCGAACGCAACTGGGACGGACGCCCTTTCGATAGAGACATCCGCTCCCTCGTCTCCGAACGTGCGAAGGGAATCCACGGAGAGCTCGCTTTCGGCACCGAACGGGACGTCAACTCCGCCGGCTACGAATTCCTCATCCACTCCACCGCTCCCGTCGCGGTTCCGGACCAGACGCCTCGTGTGCAGGTAGGTGGGCCGGACTGTACGAAGCCCTACAGCATGGCGCTGCTCAACGTCTCGGCCATGAGCTTCGGCTCCCTGTCGCCCAACGCCGTCAGGGCGCTCAACCGCGGTGCCGAACTCGGCGGCTTCGCCCATGACACCGGTGAAGGCGGGATCTCCGACTACCACCTCGAGAACGGCGGCGACCTCGTCTGGGAGATCGGTTCGGGCTATTTCGGCGCCCGGACCGACAGCGGCGACTTCGACCCCGCCCAGTTCGCCGACCAGAGCTCCCGCGACCAGGTCAAGTGCGTCTCACTCAAACTGAGCCAGGGTGCGAAACCCGGAATCGGAGGCGTCCTGCCCGCGGCGAAGGTCAACGCCGAGATCGCCCGAACCCGCGGCGTCCCGCAAGGCGAGAAGTGCGTGAGCCCGGCCGCCCACAGCGTCTTCAGCACCCCGGTCGAACTCATCGAGTTCATCGCCCGGATGCGCGAACTCTCGGGCGGCAAGCCCACGGGATTCAAACTCTGCGTGGGATCCCGCACAGATGTGCTCGCGATCTGCAAGGCGATGCTCGAAGTCGGAACCGCACCCGACTTCATCATCGTCGACGGTTCCGAGGGCGGCACGGGAGCCGCTCCCCTCGAGTACGAGGATCACGTGGGGACTCCGCTCACCGACGGCCTGCTCACCGTCCACAACGCGCTGGTCGGAACGGGCTTGCGGGATCGGATCCGCGTCGACGCCAGCGGGAAGGTCGCCGCGGGCAACGACATCGTCAAACGCCTCATCCAGGGGGCAGACTATACGAACTCGGCCCGCGCCATGATGATGGCCGTCGGCTGCATTCAGGCTCAGATCTGCCATACCGGACAGTGCCCTGTCGGCGTCACCACCCAGGACCCCAAACGGCAGAGGGCCCTGCATGTGGGTGACAAGAGTGAGCGGGTGCGGAACTACCAGGAGGCGACCGTGCAGCAGGCCGTGGAGATCATGGCATCCATGGGCGTCAGCGATCCTTCCGAACTCTCCCCGCAGCAGCTCCACTGCAACCTCGGCCGCAATGAACACGTGTCGTACGCCGAGCTCTTCGACTGGCTCGAGCCGGGAGAGCTGCTGACGCAGCCGCCCGAGTCCTGGAGCCGCGACTGGGCGAGGGCCGATGCGGGAACGTTCCGTTCGGTCTGAGCACGGGATTCAGCGACTTTCGCTGACAAGGAACCTAGTCTGATACCGTGGCTCGGCGTGATCCAAGAACCCGCGCACGCGAAATCTGCCGCCGATCGAACGCAGCCGTCGAATCCGCAAGACCGCATCGTCTCGATCGATGTCATCCGCGGCATCGCCATCGCCGGCATTCTGCTCATCAACTTAGGCTACTTCCTGTCCCAAGCCGGGCAGACAGAGGATCCCGTCGGCATAGACGCAGTGATCTGGCAGGTCGTCGACGACATCGCCCTAGGCAAGTTCCATTTCGTCTTCGCCTTCCTCTTCGGCACCGGCATGCACATCTTCCTGAGCAGGCTGCGCGCGAAGCATCGTTCGACTTGGGTCTACGTCCGACGGATGATCATCCTCATCGCAGCCGGCATCATCAACTCAGCCCTCGGAGGCATCGATGTGCTCGCCTCCTACGGCGTCCTCGCGCTCTTGCTTCTGCCGCTGACTCGGCTGCCGCGCTGGGCCTTCGTGATTCTCGGCGTCGCGGCGGCGACGGTTCCCGACGTGCTGCAGCTGGCGTCGAGCCTCGGCGATCTCGACCCGCCGACGCTGCTGTTTCCCATCCTGTCGTACGTCCGGACTCTGGGGCACATGATGCTGGGGTTCTGGCTGACCGGTCTCGGCCTGTACTCCGCAGCGACTCGAATCCCGGTCACGGGACTCTTCATCCTCAGCCTCCTCGGCTCGGTGCCGATCTGGATCTGGACCACCGCTGCCGGGACCGGATCGACCGAGGCTCACGAGATCGCCTTCCGCACCGCTTTGGTCCCCGGTCTCATGTACATCACCGGTCTCATCCTTCTGCTGCGCACCCAACTCGGCCGAAAGAGCCTGTCCTTTCTGCGTCTGTACGGTCGGATGGCGTTCTCGAACTATCTGGGACAGACCGTGGTCTGCGTGCTGGTCATCCCGCTCCTGACCGCTCACGGACATGTATCCACGGCTGCCGCGCTCATCGTCTGGGCAGTCATCATCATTGCCCAGTGCGCATTCTCCACGGTGTGGCTGCGCTATTTCCGCTACGGTCCCCTGGAATGGCTGTGGCGCTGCGGCACCTATTGGGAGCTCACACCGCTCCGATACGCCGCCGACACTCGGTCGGAATCCGCCTCGCAGAGCTGATCGGTCTCAGGCGACT encodes:
- a CDS encoding glycosyltransferase translates to MNSIPKASPRRSHPHRFPHRGLLPEGNYFTLTWTIGYDYGGMTTVALERSSAFARLDNRHVEILTLSPEMKGLDRERELREAGAIDRRVKIRNLWQDLTTWSDRKLRRMIGTIEPDPSAADDVLDRTGQEWTELRKDSEGRLLQADRYHDRGHLLVIDRQDMKKAGRRGGRRITLSDREQNVIAQWSTAREFYQAWLDVVIGDKPAYLICDSAFVGNFIHEYRRDNVVLCMVNHNHFLADADDEATGALAEEKFGYLRHLDAFDVTTTLTDSQRYAMERLDLSAGKLTTVSNLTDDLHGDPDRPRPRHKGSMIARLSPQKRVEDAIAAIADVAANDQQVTLDVFGDGEDRPMLTELIESKDAVDRVRLHGHVDGAKSNFLSSSFSLLTSRFEGQGLVVLESMSAGCIPICYAVDFGPADIIEHGVSGFLVAPGDVKGLSAAISTFLSLSEGEVTTMRRNAVARAADFFHDPIVRRWGEVLSAQSFAPIVRTENARAEIHTAEVTSNGISIEMRISAIRESMPKQMFVSWKSRTGTFFGRVEAERCEDLITAEIPHSRMRPITDGYVDFSLDLVFDRGFERVRIACNEDSAFTSSDKLHLYSTKHGNFSGRIISTALTSTS
- a CDS encoding CPBP family intramembrane glutamic endopeptidase, whose translation is MVTDPALGSVPADPATTRGRQDEEILHRYDRPVAFYVWATVLPWAFWFAAAYLSHLPEQNQTVLVATLALSLAGLFAPLAVVFALVRHRPELRADIVNRLKWPSSARWPFLVAAVFLVPVTLMAAQGLSLFFGYDPGQFRLRGGFTFSTGLMPVWVTLIGAAVIEELAWHSYGTDTLVRKMRVFSASMLFTLIWALWHVPLSFIDGYYQNEVVESGVLQTLNFPVSMVAFVLVMNWLYFRCGRSILVPVIFHASANMSAEIFMTAPDSKIIQTGLMLVLSVIILVRERRLFFDRPSA
- a CDS encoding glycerophosphodiester phosphodiesterase, with amino-acid sequence MNTQRETSTRTRPFTILATAVLAASATFGAGLAPAAATGLGSAGEAPGLGSPSDFTAPDKVDDIEFPTTISHRGGANLYPEESMEGFTASAKDGFLPEMDIQFLEDGTPVLIHDDTADRTLNGATGPIRDLSREEWDSATIKHPAGGEEAATVTLDELLDEMGGEVVLVPEIKPGATPEEVDRVLDEFDERGLKDSLVVQSFDFEAAKTIADRGYTSLYLMGSTMPKESPAEIQDAGIEWVGPSKNLPTNKMRELDKAGFHVAPYTLETSKDGQRLPGFIDGYFTDDAWTD
- a CDS encoding pyrimidine reductase family protein; the encoded protein is MEPLERGTPIPDPLTPYLEVDRTQPRHECWVTGHMVAGLDGTAAIHGRVGALSTEPDQDLFRRMRQIADVVMVGAQTVRSEGYAPMRLSESARAQRRTRGQSEMPPVAVVSRSLDLDWSSQVFTAAPEHARTIVITCAKADPQRLAAAEQAATVIIAGVDRVEPVEALQALAGLGYQVVLCEGGPRWLGELVAADRLDELCLSISPMMGGDPLPVSIAPPGAGIAQFSLKSTMVADDTLFLRYEAKPPDGNGS
- a CDS encoding flavin reductase family protein, giving the protein MNTIEALMGSVDSPLIVVTTSAEGERAGCLVGFHSQASIDPEHYCFWLSKANHTYRVALRSERFAVHFPTTGDSELARFFGSRSGSETDKFAGLDFTVTEDGVPLLADLPNRLIVERITMLDDGGDHVCLTARVLATETKGGFASLRPSQLGDLSPGHSAEERAIRP
- a CDS encoding TrkH family potassium uptake protein, which gives rise to MTYLAALLLGTGLLMLPAATSTPGGISVLSALFTATSAISVTGLEVLSTGSDYTFFGQAVILGLIQIGGLGVLLLTTLLAMLVAGKVGLRLRESAAAEAKSSDIGGVRPMVLRIIGLTVATEAAVATMLFLRFSTHYGEEAGNAAWDAVFHAVSAFNNAGFGLRSDSLAGYATDPFVCGPVAAAIILGGLGYPVLIEIVRRYRTPLAWSMTTRAMVAATPVLLLAGTVFIAAVEWNNPGTLGRFDWWDKLQVAAFQSTTTRTAGFSTVDFAQLHPATWFVMDILMFVGGGPAGTAGGVKITTVLVLLAMTWAEISGGTATNLFGSRVARSAYRQAATVIVLALALIATATIVLMLDDPRPGLGRLLFEVISGFGNVGLSTGITAGLPGTSQAVLITVMILGRLGPVTVASGLALRARAIRYELPVERPLIG
- a CDS encoding potassium channel family protein, which gives rise to MKSRKWRTRPAAFFLGNPHPLARDGAVAVIGLGRFGGSLATELAAYGVDVIGIDIDEAVVAQYSDKLAFVSRTDATDETVLRQVGIEEVSRVVIAIGNDVEAGILVASKVLKIGNQHIWAKAVSQTHADILGQLGIDNVIRPENDMGRRTAHLIRGHMSDFMSVSEDFVLARTAPPVRISDSPAGVLRHQTRVRDQCRRIQTRR
- a CDS encoding TrkA C-terminal domain-containing protein, which produces MSVVAFRRDGEDTWNIADQDVTLYANDEILVAGSPREVEDFSTLDEEDDEEG
- a CDS encoding organic hydroperoxide resistance protein, whose protein sequence is MNTPESIAYTARAEITGGRDGHGATDDKMVDVDLRTPKEQGGPGGGTNPEQLFAVGYGACFQGALGLAGKEQGVDTSKSVVNSQVGIGKEGESFGLSVRLEVSIPGVDPETAQKLVDRTHELCPYSKATRGNIPVEVVAV